In Nitratireductor basaltis, the following are encoded in one genomic region:
- a CDS encoding glutathione S-transferase family protein, with amino-acid sequence MKLYHMPDSGNSYKPRLLMAKLGIDCELIAVSSRDGSTRKPDFLARNPIGKVPLLELDAGRYLAESNAILLYLAEGSRYMPKDRYQRALVAQWLFFEQYSHEPNIAVRRALKVYEERHVLATPQRLQETLEGGNHALGVMEQRLRQGAFLVGDEMSVADISLYAYTHDAERGEFDLELFPAVQDWLKRVRQDAGHIPMT; translated from the coding sequence ATGAAGCTCTATCACATGCCCGACAGCGGGAACTCCTACAAACCAAGGCTTCTGATGGCGAAGCTCGGGATCGACTGCGAGTTGATTGCAGTCAGTTCGCGGGACGGCTCCACGCGCAAGCCGGACTTTCTTGCGCGCAATCCGATCGGAAAAGTGCCTCTGCTCGAGCTTGATGCCGGACGGTATCTGGCGGAGTCCAATGCAATCCTGCTCTATCTGGCCGAAGGCAGCCGCTATATGCCGAAGGACCGCTATCAGCGGGCACTTGTCGCCCAGTGGCTTTTTTTCGAGCAATACAGCCATGAACCGAATATCGCCGTGCGCCGGGCGCTGAAGGTTTATGAAGAACGCCACGTGCTGGCTACGCCGCAGCGATTGCAGGAAACGCTGGAGGGAGGCAATCACGCACTTGGGGTGATGGAGCAAAGGTTGAGGCAGGGGGCGTTCCTCGTCGGAGACGAGATGAGCGTGGCCGACATTTCCCTTTACGCCTATACCCATGATGCAGAGCGTGGCGAATTTGATCTGGAGTTGTTTCCTGCAGTGCAGGACTGGCTCAAGCGCGTGAGACAGGATGCAGGTCATATTCCGATGACATGA
- a CDS encoding DUF2283 domain-containing protein, with the protein MKPVIEYDPAANAAYIRFATGEVADSAEVSEGIVLDYDESGHIIGMEVLDARKHLPPEALTEAA; encoded by the coding sequence ATGAAACCAGTCATCGAATATGATCCGGCAGCCAACGCGGCCTATATCCGCTTTGCTACGGGCGAAGTTGCTGACAGTGCCGAGGTTTCAGAAGGTATAGTTCTTGATTACGACGAATCCGGCCACATAATCGGCATGGAAGTCTTGGACGCCCGCAAGCACCTACCACCGGAAGCTCTTACGGAAGCCGCGTGA
- a CDS encoding daunorubicin resistance protein DrrA family ABC transporter ATP-binding protein — MNDAAPMAVMTAEHRPLAISVRGLRKHYKDTKALDGIDLDVERGTIFAVLGPNGAGKTTLIRVLATLTRADDGEARVFGHDLASDPQAVRGAIALTGQFASLDEDLTGRENLIMIARLWGFRGREAKRRADDLLHAFELHDARNKQVKSYSGGMRRRLDIAASLVVTPGILFLDEPTTGLDPKARQGVWQMIRQLADAGVTILLTTQYLEEADQLASRIAVIDRGRKIAEGTSRELKAQIGSGFLHVTLHDQTRLDEAARTLESLLGNPVQRSPEGAELSVIAASAGQASEALSALRTAGIELADFSMGSPSLDEVFFALTGQPLEEEVPKEAAQ; from the coding sequence ATGAATGATGCCGCACCGATGGCAGTGATGACTGCCGAACACAGGCCGCTTGCAATTTCAGTGCGAGGGCTGAGGAAGCACTACAAGGACACCAAGGCGCTGGACGGCATCGATCTGGATGTCGAACGGGGCACCATTTTCGCCGTACTCGGGCCGAATGGCGCTGGCAAGACGACACTGATCCGCGTACTCGCCACGCTGACGCGCGCCGATGATGGTGAAGCGCGGGTGTTTGGTCATGATCTTGCCAGCGATCCGCAGGCGGTTCGCGGTGCGATTGCCCTGACAGGCCAGTTTGCCTCGCTTGACGAGGATCTGACGGGGCGGGAAAACCTCATCATGATCGCGCGTCTGTGGGGCTTTCGCGGGAGGGAGGCCAAACGGCGGGCGGATGATCTGCTTCATGCGTTCGAGCTCCATGATGCGCGCAACAAGCAGGTAAAATCCTATTCAGGCGGCATGCGGCGGAGGCTTGATATTGCGGCCTCGCTTGTCGTGACACCGGGTATCCTGTTTCTCGACGAGCCGACCACGGGGCTTGATCCCAAGGCGCGCCAAGGCGTGTGGCAGATGATCCGGCAACTGGCCGATGCGGGCGTGACCATTCTTTTGACAACGCAATATCTGGAAGAAGCCGACCAGCTTGCCTCGCGGATTGCGGTCATCGACCGCGGGCGCAAGATTGCCGAGGGCACGAGCCGGGAGTTGAAGGCGCAGATCGGTTCGGGCTTCCTGCATGTCACGCTGCATGATCAGACACGGCTCGATGAGGCCGCGCGCACACTTGAGAGCCTGCTGGGCAACCCGGTTCAGCGCAGCCCTGAAGGGGCTGAACTCTCCGTCATTGCCGCAAGTGCCGGGCAGGCGAGCGAGGCCTTGTCTGCGCTGAGGACGGCCGGCATAGAGCTTGCGGATTTCTCCATGGGCTCACCCAGCCTTGACGAGGTGTTCTTCGCCCTGACCGGCCAGCCTCTGGAAGAAGAAGTGCCAAAGGAGGCCGCCCAATGA
- a CDS encoding DUF2945 domain-containing protein has translation MSAKFGKGSKVEWDWGNGTGTGKVAESFTSDVTRTIKGKEIKRKASDDEPAYLIEQEDGDRVLKSHSELRKAS, from the coding sequence ATGAGCGCCAAATTCGGCAAGGGCAGCAAGGTTGAATGGGACTGGGGCAACGGCACCGGCACGGGCAAGGTGGCCGAGAGTTTCACCTCCGACGTCACCCGCACAATCAAGGGCAAGGAAATCAAGCGCAAGGCGAGTGATGACGAGCCTGCCTATCTGATCGAGCAGGAGGACGGCGACCGTGTGCTCAAGAGCCATTCCGAGCTGAGGAAGGCGTCATGA
- a CDS encoding EAL domain-containing protein, which yields MDHNFSRPANVGDAILVDEVGIETGLYGPYHLRTMYQPVYSSRPEGLVPSGVEGLVRPFLEGQPIAPVEFLNDVPVEDRLFIESMCRALHLRNHRNIGVEGLDLYFHYDPRFHLGPDWDLGRIESMVERLYEIELDPRLLICEISEDCDTGLLAEVAGEMHRHGMRIAMKDFGSGDANLARVDVLQPEIVKLDGPWYRRICELETAARLLSALADALRRENRKLLISGIESIDQLRTALETGADLLQGYLLGVPKLAGTYFEMDPIRAETLTAPDENVVPLFSHRKSPS from the coding sequence ATGGACCACAATTTTTCCAGACCGGCGAATGTCGGTGATGCCATACTTGTCGATGAGGTGGGTATAGAGACAGGGCTTTATGGGCCCTATCACCTGCGCACCATGTACCAGCCGGTCTATTCGAGCCGCCCGGAAGGCCTCGTGCCGAGTGGTGTCGAAGGCCTTGTGCGCCCCTTTCTTGAAGGGCAACCGATCGCGCCCGTGGAATTTCTCAATGACGTGCCGGTGGAAGACCGGCTTTTCATCGAGAGCATGTGCCGGGCGCTTCACCTGCGCAATCATCGCAATATCGGGGTGGAGGGGCTTGATCTCTATTTCCACTACGATCCGCGCTTTCACCTGGGTCCCGACTGGGATCTTGGACGCATCGAGAGCATGGTGGAGCGGCTTTATGAGATCGAACTGGATCCCAGACTCCTGATCTGCGAGATCAGCGAGGACTGCGATACCGGCCTTCTTGCGGAGGTGGCGGGCGAGATGCACCGTCACGGCATGCGGATCGCCATGAAGGATTTCGGTTCCGGTGACGCCAATCTGGCACGGGTCGATGTCCTGCAGCCCGAGATCGTGAAGCTGGACGGGCCGTGGTATCGGCGCATCTGCGAACTGGAGACGGCTGCACGGCTACTTTCGGCGCTCGCCGACGCGCTGCGCCGTGAGAACCGCAAGCTTCTGATCAGCGGGATCGAATCCATCGATCAGCTTCGCACCGCCCTCGAAACGGGTGCGGATCTGCTGCAGGGCTACCTGCTGGGCGTTCCGAAGCTGGCGGGAACCTATTTCGAGATGGACCCCATTCGCGCCGAGACGCTCACCGCTCCAGACGAGAATGTCGTGCCGCTCTTTTCGCACCGGAAGAGCCCGAGCTGA
- a CDS encoding lytic transglycosylase domain-containing protein — translation MMQRLAIGLICGGGLFVLAGCTQGMDPSAAKSANEITQNSLVAEQDRDIADVDGDGRPDAYAAGTARPAALTALEAGQKPPVVGANSPELDALIARYAAHYEVPERLVRRVVKRESNFNPAARNRIYWGLMQIRHDTAQTMGYRGPASGLLDAETNLKYAVKYLRGAYLTADGNEDRAVRFYASGYYYDAKRKGLLKETGLRP, via the coding sequence ATGATGCAAAGGCTGGCGATCGGATTGATATGTGGCGGCGGATTGTTCGTGCTGGCGGGTTGCACGCAGGGTATGGACCCATCTGCAGCGAAGTCAGCGAACGAGATCACGCAAAACAGCCTCGTGGCTGAGCAGGATCGCGATATCGCCGATGTGGACGGTGACGGCAGGCCTGATGCCTATGCCGCCGGCACAGCGCGGCCAGCGGCGTTGACTGCGCTGGAAGCGGGGCAGAAGCCGCCGGTGGTCGGTGCCAACAGTCCCGAGCTTGATGCGCTGATCGCACGTTATGCCGCCCATTACGAAGTGCCGGAGCGCCTGGTTCGTCGTGTCGTCAAGCGGGAGAGCAATTTCAATCCCGCCGCGCGCAACCGCATCTATTGGGGCCTCATGCAGATCCGTCACGACACCGCGCAGACCATGGGTTATCGCGGGCCGGCCTCGGGCCTGCTGGATGCCGAGACCAATCTGAAATATGCCGTCAAATATCTGCGCGGAGCCTATCTGACAGCCGATGGCAACGAGGATCGGGCGGTGCGCTTTTATGCCAGCGGCTACTATTACGACGCCAAGCGCAAGGGGCTATTGAAGGAAACCGGCCTCAGGCCATGA
- a CDS encoding type II toxin-antitoxin system HicB family antitoxin, with amino-acid sequence MSGRFMVRAVKRHYIALIHKEPESGYGVSFPDLPGVIAAASSLDEALVEASTALAFALADLPDAPQPRTLDTLRNDPRFLEDSKDAVVAAVSPAPHISEAA; translated from the coding sequence GTGAGTGGCCGCTTCATGGTTCGCGCAGTCAAGCGTCACTACATTGCCCTGATCCACAAGGAGCCAGAAAGTGGCTACGGGGTCTCCTTCCCCGATCTCCCGGGCGTCATCGCTGCCGCTTCCAGTTTGGACGAAGCTCTTGTCGAAGCCTCGACTGCATTGGCATTTGCTCTTGCAGACCTGCCAGACGCTCCACAGCCCCGCACCTTGGATACGCTGCGCAATGACCCGCGGTTTCTCGAAGACAGCAAAGACGCCGTTGTAGCTGCCGTCTCACCCGCCCCGCACATCTCCGAAGCCGCATAA
- a CDS encoding DUF4062 domain-containing protein, producing the protein MHSKRYQVFISSTFEDLREERRAVQDTVISAGDFPVQMESFPAAEVDQFAFIKSLIDQCDYYVLIIAGRYGSVAEDGLSYTHKEFRYAVLKRVPILLMLHEDLGAISADKSEDTDEGRKRLKQFIDEAQTGRLRRTWGTIDELKLRVREALDYAKATKPRTGWVRGDSVARIETLEELNAVRRENDQFRKALGKLEIYVPLPEIPAADEEIEIDILPGEVSGFSQIKRGSTFKLKGTWVSFFPIFFENLKWQSNDWNGSWYHTIDQDGSCVAIGSALAGEVAAIDASQLFKISKGTFERLSSYYQEIGLMTEDEESLFTETAKRLSRRHRISCGAASQFAVIDGEVKVTVEAYDIDDIPF; encoded by the coding sequence GTGCACAGTAAACGTTATCAAGTTTTCATAAGTTCGACATTCGAGGACCTTCGGGAGGAAAGGCGCGCTGTTCAAGATACCGTGATTAGCGCTGGAGATTTTCCTGTGCAGATGGAGTCATTCCCCGCAGCCGAAGTGGACCAGTTTGCTTTTATAAAATCACTAATCGACCAGTGCGACTATTACGTGCTGATCATAGCAGGACGCTATGGCAGTGTTGCTGAAGATGGCTTGAGCTACACGCACAAGGAGTTTCGCTACGCCGTCTTAAAGAGGGTGCCCATTCTGTTAATGTTGCACGAAGACTTGGGTGCAATCTCAGCCGACAAGTCAGAGGACACTGATGAGGGTCGAAAGCGACTGAAGCAGTTCATCGACGAAGCGCAAACCGGCCGCTTACGCAGAACCTGGGGGACTATCGACGAGTTAAAGTTACGGGTACGCGAGGCACTAGACTACGCGAAAGCCACCAAGCCAAGAACAGGCTGGGTTCGGGGTGACTCGGTGGCGAGAATCGAGACGCTGGAAGAGCTTAATGCAGTCAGGAGAGAGAACGATCAATTCAGAAAAGCTCTGGGAAAGCTTGAGATTTATGTCCCTCTTCCTGAAATTCCCGCTGCGGATGAAGAAATAGAGATAGATATACTTCCAGGGGAAGTCTCAGGTTTTAGTCAAATAAAGAGGGGGTCCACTTTTAAACTTAAAGGTACATGGGTATCGTTTTTTCCGATATTCTTCGAGAACTTAAAGTGGCAGTCCAACGATTGGAATGGGAGCTGGTATCATACAATTGATCAGGATGGCTCTTGTGTCGCTATAGGATCGGCGCTTGCCGGAGAAGTTGCTGCTATCGATGCCAGCCAGTTATTTAAGATTAGTAAAGGAACTTTTGAACGCCTCTCGAGCTACTATCAAGAAATAGGGTTGATGACCGAAGATGAAGAGAGTCTTTTCACCGAAACCGCGAAAAGACTCTCAAGACGTCATCGGATTAGTTGTGGGGCAGCTTCACAATTCGCCGTCATAGATGGTGAAGTCAAGGTGACTGTCGAAGCTTATGATATCGATGATATTCCATTCTAG
- a CDS encoding ABC transporter permease: protein MSVIDPASVLTATRPPRPSAFSNALTFGWRAVLKFRHVPEQLFDLIMTPLMFTLLFTFVFGGALAGSPDDYLQFFLPGILVQTVVFNSVYSGMGLSTDLSKGLFERFRSLPIWSLSPFAGLMVGDVLRHFIAGLIILGVGLALGYRPEAGLVGVVASFLLLFAIGFGVGWIFITLGLIIRTPMTVMTIGFTFIFPLVFASNIMVQPETMPGWLQAFVDRNPVSHMTTALRGLMAGSATSGEVLLALAAPAALTVLLAPVVLWLYRRD, encoded by the coding sequence ATGAGCGTGATCGACCCCGCATCCGTACTGACGGCCACCCGCCCGCCGCGCCCCTCCGCCTTTTCCAATGCGCTGACTTTCGGCTGGCGGGCGGTCCTGAAATTCCGCCACGTGCCCGAGCAGCTTTTCGATCTCATCATGACGCCGCTCATGTTCACGCTACTCTTCACCTTTGTTTTCGGCGGTGCGCTGGCGGGATCGCCCGACGACTATCTGCAATTCTTCCTGCCGGGCATTCTGGTCCAGACGGTGGTGTTCAACTCCGTCTATTCGGGCATGGGGCTTTCGACCGACCTGTCCAAGGGCCTTTTCGAGCGCTTCCGTTCGCTGCCGATCTGGTCGCTGTCGCCCTTTGCGGGGCTGATGGTGGGTGATGTCCTGCGCCACTTCATTGCCGGGCTTATCATCCTCGGCGTCGGACTGGCGCTCGGCTACCGGCCGGAAGCGGGGCTGGTCGGCGTGGTCGCTTCCTTCCTGCTGCTCTTTGCGATCGGCTTTGGCGTCGGCTGGATCTTCATCACGCTTGGCCTCATCATCCGCACGCCCATGACGGTGATGACCATCGGCTTCACCTTCATCTTCCCGCTGGTCTTTGCGTCAAACATCATGGTGCAGCCCGAAACCATGCCGGGCTGGCTGCAGGCCTTCGTCGACCGCAATCCGGTCTCGCATATGACGACTGCCCTGCGCGGCCTGATGGCAGGAAGTGCGACAAGCGGCGAAGTGCTGCTGGCGCTCGCCGCACCGGCGGCGTTGACGGTCCTGCTGGCGCCAGTGGTGCTGTGGCTCTACCGGCGGGATTGA